In Zerene cesonia ecotype Mississippi chromosome 17, Zerene_cesonia_1.1, whole genome shotgun sequence, a single genomic region encodes these proteins:
- the LOC119833288 gene encoding putative elongator complex protein 4 — translation MSGFHKIADSHLTINGTKVKNNLPLVSSGIPSLDYVVGGGIPAGGIFAVEEDVLGSYSRVLTKYFLAEGVVCKHDLLVVSADENPKGIVKELPQPCVVPKEDCVSVPKDEMKIAWRYESLAKVESSFDNEINFGHHFDLSRYIDSDTIKNTNITYCYLKPDEKYQAHGFKNGLYKQLLVQIKKVLSKEQYSRSSKEKNILRISIQSLGSPTWMAMDCNEEPLDNNYGQDLIKFMYCLKMMLQDTNAVVFVTIPAHLFDDDHIMNRLLYSIDNAVRIESFAGSDKETNPVYNEYHGLFHLIKLSALYSLVPFVPSSLDLAFKLKRKKFVIEKLHLPPELQESSEREQDDITATPRTCGGFKKKDIDF, via the exons ATGTCtggatttcataaaattgcaGATTCTCATTTAACTATAAATGGaactaaagtaaaaaataatttaccctTAGTTTCCTCAGGCATTCCATCCTTAGATTACGTAGTAG GCGGAGGTATACCTGCAGGTGGAATATTTGCAGTGG AGGAAGATGTTTTGGGAAGCTACAGCCGAGTTCTGACAAAGTATTTCCTTGCTGAAGGAGTTGTGTGCAAACATGACTTGTTGGTTGTTTCAGCTGATGAGAATCCAAAGGGAATT GTCAAGGAGTTACCTCAGCCTTGTGTGGTCCCAAAAGAAGACTGCGTGAGTGTTCCAAAAGATGAAATGAAGATTGCATGGAGATATGAAAGTTTAGCAAAGGTGGAGTCCTCAtttgataatgaaataaattttggaCATCATTTTGATTTGAGCAGATACATTGATTCTGATACGATAAAGAACACcaatataacatattgttatttaaaaccaGATGAAAAATATCAGGCTCATG GTTTTAAGAATGGCCTTTATAAGCAGCTTCTTGTTCAAATTAAGAAAGTATTGAGTAAAGAACAGTATAGTCGTAgcagtaaagaaaaaaacatcttACGAATCTCTATACAATCACTGGGTTCACCAACCTGGATGGCGATGGACTGTAATGAAGAGCctttagataataattatggccaagacttaattaaattcatgtaCTGTTTGAAAATGATGCTGCAAGACACTAATGCTGTAGTGTTTGTTACAATTCCTGCCCATTTATTTGAT gATGATCACATAATGAATAGACTGCTATATTCAATAGACAATGCAGTCAGGATAGAGTCATTTGCTGGCTCCGACAAAGAGACAAACCCTGTCTATAATGAATACCATGGCCTGTTCCATCTGATAAAGTTATCAGCTCTATATTCACTTGTGCCTTTCGTACCTTCTAGCTTAGACCTGGCTTTTAAACTCAAGAGAAAGAAGTTTGTTATTGAAAAGTTACATTTACCACCAG aacTTCAAGAGTCCAGTGAGCGAGAACAAGACGATATTACAGCTACCCCACGAACATGCGGTggatttaaaaagaaagatatagatttttaa
- the LOC119833255 gene encoding eukaryotic translation initiation factor 3 subunit M yields the protein MQGPAVFMDISLEDQAQELRKYFKSLGAEISEEKSPKGIEDDLHKIIGVCDVCFKENNEADIEAILNSIVSIMVSIPLERGENLIVAFSQRLGKAPGPKLGLVALQSLWRLYNNLEPNSPLRYHVYYHVIELAARVGAVGDVFKSVEQLKKEFASCPPSNEQMQKLYRLLHQVLKDQNSELASKVMIELLGTYTDENASYAREDAIKCIVTALADPTSFLLDPLLELKPVRFLEGEVIHDLLTIFVSEKLSSYQKFYENHKEFVHSQGLNHEQNIKKMRILTFMQMAESNPELSFDEITSELQIEEKDVEAFIIEVLKTRLVRARVNQAQRLVRVSSTMHRTFGRAQWCQLRDVLLAWRANVHQAHESMKSVATAQLEYAAQQQKP from the exons atgcaagGTCCGGCAGTGTTTATGGATATATCCCTCGAGGATCAA GCTCAGgaattaagaaaatacttCAAGAGTCTCGGTGCCGAAATATCTGAGGAGAAGTCTCCTAAAGGTATTGAAGATGATTTGCACAAAATTATTGGTGTCTGTGATGTGTGCTTTAAAGAGAACAATGAGGCCGATATTGAAGCAATTTTAAACAGTATTGTCTCCATCATGGTGTCT ATCCCATTGGAGCGTGGAGAGAATTTGATTGTGGCATTTAGTCAACGACTGGGTAAAGCTCCTGGACCCAAACTTGGCCTGGTGGCCTTACAATC ATTATGGCGTCTATATAACAACTTGGAGCCCAACTCTCCCTTAAGGTACCATGTGTACTACCATGTGATTGAATTGGCGGCACGGGTTGGTGCTGTCGGAGATGTGTTCAAGAGTGTTGAACAACTTAAGAAGGAGTTTGCGAGCTGCCCTCCATCTAATGAACAGATGCAGAAGTTATATAGGCTGCTACATCAAGTTTTGAAGGACCAGAAcag TGAACTTGCTTCGAAAGTAATGATTGAGTTATTAGGTACATACACAGATGAGAATGCCTCATATGCTAGAGAAGATGCCATAAAATGTATTGTCACAGCATTGGCCGACCCAACGTCATTCCTCTTGGATCCCCTTCTAGAACTGAAACCAGTGCGTTTCCTTGAAGGAGAAGTGATTCACGATTtacttacaatatttgtatcaGAAAAACTGTCCAGCTATCAgaagttttatgaaaatcataAAGAATTTGTTCATTCCCAAG gtTTAAACCATGAACAGAACATAAAGAAAATGAGGATATTAACATTCATGCAAATGGCTGAATCCAATCCTGAACTGTCATTTGATGAGATTACATCTGAACTTCAAATTGAAGAGAAAGATGTTGAAGCTTTTATAATTGAAG TACTAAAAACGCGGCTTGTACGAGCGCGCGTTAACCAAGCGCAGCGGTTGGTGCGCGTGTCGAGCACGATGCATCGCACGTTCGGGCGCGCGCAGTGGTGCCAACTGCGCGACGTGCTGCTCGCGTGGCGCGCCAACGTGCACCAGGCGCACGAGTCTATGAAGTCCGTGGCCACCGCGCAGCTCGAGTATGCGGCGCAACAGCAGAAACCCTGA